The Patescibacteria group bacterium DNA segment TAAAGCAGTTTGTATAAAAAAATTAAAATAAAAATAAAATAATATGCTAGAAAACTCCAAAGACCTTCTTTATATCGTTATTTCTTTTTGTGTTTTGTGGCTGACGGCATTTTTATGCTGGATGATTTATTATATAGCGATGCTGCTTAAGCAGGGTTATGATGTGGCTAAAAGTATTAGACAAAAAGTGGAAAAGGTGGAAGGTTTGATCGATCTAGCTAAGAGCAAATTAGAAAAATCTACGTCGCATTTGGCTTTAGTTTCTGAAGGCGTAGCGCAATTGGTGAAATATCTAATCAATAAGAAACAAGAGGCGAAAACCAAAAATAAAAAAAAGTAGTTTTGATAACACGGGCTATAAAGCATGTAACATATAACAAAAAGCATCAATTTTTGTTGTGCGTTACATGTTTTATGTTTTACCTAATATATGAATTTTGTCCATCTTCATACCCATTCTCACTATAGCTTGCTTGACGGTCTGGCTAAACTTGATGATGTAATCAAAAAGGCTAAAGATAACGGCATGACGGCTTTGGCGCTTACCGATCACGGTGTGATGTATGGTGCTATTGAGTTTTATCAAAAATGTAAAAAAGCCGGTATCAAGCCGATTATCGGTGTTGAAGCCTATTTAGCTTCAGGCGGACATCAAAATAAAAGATCGCGGATTGACGAAGTGAATTATCATCTCATTTTACTTGCCAAAAATCAGACGGGATACAAAAATTTATTAAAATTAGTTTCCATCGCTCATCTTGAGGGTTTTTATTACAAACCACGCATTGATTGGGAATTACTAGAAAAATATCACGAAGGAATTATCGCTTGTTCGGCTTGCATTCAGGGTGAAGTACCGCGGGCGATACTTGGCGGCGATGAGAAAAAAATAGAAGAAACTATTTTACGGTATAAAAATCTCTTTGGTCCTGGTAATTTTTATTTCGAGCTGCAGAGCAATCCCGGTATTCCAGAGCAAGCGTTAGTAAATAAAGGTTTAGTTGAATGGTCAAAAAAGCTTGATGTACCAATGATTGCTTCCAATGACATTCATTATCTCAATAAAGAAGACGACGAAGCTCATGATGTTTTGATTTGTTTGCAAACCAAAAGGAAAAAAGAAGAAAGCGATCGTATGTGTATGCTAGGTGATGACTTTTCTTTGCGTACGCCAGAAGAAATGGTTCATACTTTTGCTGATTATCCGGAGGCGTTAGAAAATACCCAAAAAATCGCTGATTCCTGTAATCTGGAGATTGAACTTGGCAAAATCAAATTGCCGCGTTACGATCTGCCGGAAGGAAAAACAGCCATGGAATATTTGGAAGAGCTGGCCAGAAATGGCATCAAAAAAAGATTTGGCGACAATAATGTTGATTCAAGGGTAGAAGAGCGGCTGCGCTATGAACTGGAAGTTATCGGTAGGACGGGATTTGCTTCTTATTTTTTGATTGTTGCTGATTTTGTAAACTGGGCAAAAGATAACGGGATTGTCGTGGGTCCTGGTCGTGGTTCGGCCGCTGGTTCATTAGTATCTTATTTGATTAATATTACTAATATAGACCCGATCAAGTACGATTTACTTTTTGAGAGGTTTTTGAATCCAGAAAGAATCTCTATGCCCGATATTGATCTTGATTTTGCCGATACCCGTCGTGACGAAGTTATTCGTTATGTGGAAAATAAATACGGCAAGGATCATGTTGCTCAGATTATTACTTTTGGAACAATGGCAGCGCGTGTTGCCGTCCGCGATGTTGGCAGAGTACTCGGTTATCCTTACGCCTTTTGTGATAAAATGGCAAAGTTAATTCCGATGTTTTCTACCTTGGATGAAGCGCTGGAAATAGAGCCAGAACTGAAAAAACTTTATGATAGTGATCCGGAGGCAAAAAAAGTCATCGATACCGCCAAGAAAATGGAAGGTGTCGCTCGACATTCATCCACCCATGCTTGTGGTGTTTTAATCACGCCGGATCCTTTGACCGAATATGTTCCCATCCAATATTCTAGTTCTGGCGACGATGTTATTATCTCGCAGTATTCACTTCATCCAGTTGAAGATCTCGGTCTGCTAAAAATGGATTTTTTAGGTTTGAAAAATTTGACTATTTTGGAAAACACCATCAACATTGTTGAAAAAATACATGGCGAGAAAAAAGATTTGAACAATTTACCTTTGGAAGATGTAAAAACTTTTGAGCTTTTGCGTCGCGGTGAGACTACCGGCGTGTTTCAGTTGGAGTCCGGAGGCATGAAGCGTTATCTTAAACAGCTTAAACCAAACCAACTGGAGGATATTATCGCTATGGTGGCGCTTTATCGTCCGGGACCAATGGAGTTTATTCCTGATTTTATTGATGGTAAACACGGCAGGAAAAAGGTTCAGTATTTGCATCCTAAGCTAGAGCCGATACTTGCTGGTACTTACGGTGTGGCGGTTTATCAGGAACAAGTGTTGCGTATGGCACGGGATTTGGCCGGTTTTACTCTTGGCGAAGCAGATGTATTGCGCAAAGCTGTCGGTAAAAAAATTGCCAGTCTTTTGCAGGAGCAGCGAGAAAAGTTTGTTGCTGGTTGCGTCAAAAACAGTATGGATAAAACTACGGCAGAAAAGATATTCGACTTTATCGAACCGTTTGCTCGTTATGGATTTAACCGTGCTCACGCTGCCTGTTATGGCATGATTGCTTATCAAACCGCTTATTTTAAGGCTAATTATCCGGCGGAATTTATGGCTTCATTATTGACCTCCGATAAAGATAATATGGATAGAATCGCCATAGAAATTGAAGAATGTTCACGAATGGGCATTGAAGTTTTACCGCCAGATATTAATGAGAGTTACTCGACTTTTACCGCAGTGGCAGCCAGTTTGGAAAGCGACAAACCACGTATTCGTTTCGGGCTTAATGCTGTAAAAAATTTGGGCGAGGCAATCGCTAAAGCAATCATCCATGAACGCAAAGCCAACGGTCAGTATAAAAATTTTGAAGATTTGTTGTCCCGGGTACGGTCAAAAGATTTGAACAAGAAGTCAATTGAAAGTTTGGCGAAATCAGGAGCTTTAGATAACCTGATCGAACGTAATCAAATTATTTACAATAT contains these protein-coding regions:
- a CDS encoding DNA polymerase III subunit alpha, encoding MNFVHLHTHSHYSLLDGLAKLDDVIKKAKDNGMTALALTDHGVMYGAIEFYQKCKKAGIKPIIGVEAYLASGGHQNKRSRIDEVNYHLILLAKNQTGYKNLLKLVSIAHLEGFYYKPRIDWELLEKYHEGIIACSACIQGEVPRAILGGDEKKIEETILRYKNLFGPGNFYFELQSNPGIPEQALVNKGLVEWSKKLDVPMIASNDIHYLNKEDDEAHDVLICLQTKRKKEESDRMCMLGDDFSLRTPEEMVHTFADYPEALENTQKIADSCNLEIELGKIKLPRYDLPEGKTAMEYLEELARNGIKKRFGDNNVDSRVEERLRYELEVIGRTGFASYFLIVADFVNWAKDNGIVVGPGRGSAAGSLVSYLINITNIDPIKYDLLFERFLNPERISMPDIDLDFADTRRDEVIRYVENKYGKDHVAQIITFGTMAARVAVRDVGRVLGYPYAFCDKMAKLIPMFSTLDEALEIEPELKKLYDSDPEAKKVIDTAKKMEGVARHSSTHACGVLITPDPLTEYVPIQYSSSGDDVIISQYSLHPVEDLGLLKMDFLGLKNLTILENTINIVEKIHGEKKDLNNLPLEDVKTFELLRRGETTGVFQLESGGMKRYLKQLKPNQLEDIIAMVALYRPGPMEFIPDFIDGKHGRKKVQYLHPKLEPILAGTYGVAVYQEQVLRMARDLAGFTLGEADVLRKAVGKKIASLLQEQREKFVAGCVKNSMDKTTAEKIFDFIEPFARYGFNRAHAACYGMIAYQTAYFKANYPAEFMASLLTSDKDNMDRIAIEIEECSRMGIEVLPPDINESYSTFTAVAASLESDKPRIRFGLNAVKNLGEAIAKAIIHERKANGQYKNFEDLLSRVRSKDLNKKSIESLAKSGALDNLIERNQIIYNIEKILVFIKDVQQEQDSSQASLFAASTIGPKLSLQLERAPESTKKERLTWEKEYLGIYISGHPYKEYELELRDLTTPCANLQILKNKGEEVVRVGGIITTMKKVFTRSNDPMLFVKIEDTSGATELIVFPKTLQTTSHIWQEEKAVITEGRISDKDGELKIVVNKAAEVRLDIIDKIVSEYNGPIKIRGNGGGYSGNGNGGYYNGNNNGYTNNNAIKSSSRIPDRVVIKFDQPPNHAMADNLKEIFSKYPGDYIVYLLINNNGRWQRLETPYRVNYNENFRDEIAQMVGWGNIKLD